The Primulina tabacum isolate GXHZ01 chromosome 16, ASM2559414v2, whole genome shotgun sequence genome window below encodes:
- the LOC142528335 gene encoding uncharacterized protein LOC142528335, whose amino-acid sequence MTARNPLSIILDQNKLTGPNYNDWFRNLKIVLNSEKIAYVLDKKPPNEAASDVSETELAKLEKWWDHDLQAKSYMLASMSNELQRRFEEATNAADIHLHLKE is encoded by the coding sequence ATGACTGCTCGTAACCCGCTTTCAATCATTCTCGATCAAAACAAATTGACTGGCCCTAACTATAATGACTGGTTTCGAAATTTAAAGATTGTTCTGAACTCAGAAAAGATTGCGTATGTGCTTGATAAGAAGCCACCGAATGAGGCAGCTTCGGACGTCAGTGAGACTGAACTAGCTAAGCTTGAGAAATGGTGGgaccatgatctccaagctaaaaGCTATATGTTGGCTTCTATGTCGAATGAACTGCAGAGGCGGTTCGAGGAGGCTacgaatgctgctgacattcacctTCATCTGAAAGAGTAG